In Firmicutes bacterium ASF500, a single genomic region encodes these proteins:
- the soj_2 gene encoding Sporulation initiation inhibitor protein Soj — MRKTAKIAAICNQKGGVGKTVTTVNLGIGLAREGKRVLLVDVDPQGSLTTSLGYQHPDQIEITLSDVLGFIITDKPVIPGTGIIHQAEGVDLLPANIELSGLEVTLVNTMSRETILRDYLNSVRKQYDVILLDCCPSLGMLTINALAAADEVIIPMQAHYLSIKGLEQLIRTISKVKLKINPRLDIAGILITMADMRTNYSREIVDLLKNAYGSGVRIFDSIIPLSIRAAETSAEGRSIYLHDPAGKVSAAYAALTREVLA, encoded by the coding sequence ATGAGAAAAACGGCTAAAATAGCGGCAATCTGCAACCAAAAAGGGGGAGTTGGGAAAACGGTAACCACGGTCAATTTAGGCATTGGGCTGGCACGGGAAGGCAAGCGCGTCCTCCTGGTGGACGTGGACCCCCAAGGTTCTCTTACCACAAGCCTGGGTTATCAGCATCCGGACCAGATTGAGATTACCCTTTCCGATGTGCTGGGATTCATCATCACGGACAAGCCTGTGATTCCCGGAACGGGCATCATCCATCAGGCGGAGGGGGTTGACCTGCTACCCGCCAATATTGAGTTGTCCGGCCTGGAGGTCACTCTGGTAAATACCATGAGCCGGGAAACGATTTTGCGGGACTATTTGAACAGTGTCCGGAAGCAGTATGATGTGATTCTTCTGGACTGTTGCCCTTCTCTGGGTATGCTGACCATCAACGCCCTAGCCGCAGCAGACGAAGTAATCATTCCTATGCAGGCGCACTACCTCTCCATCAAGGGATTGGAACAGCTCATCCGTACTATATCAAAGGTGAAGCTGAAAATCAACCCTCGTTTGGACATTGCGGGCATCTTGATTACCATGGCGGATATGAGGACCAACTACTCACGTGAGATTGTAGATTTGCTGAAAAACGCCTATGGCAGCGGTGTACGCATATTTGACAGCATCATCCCCCTATCCATCCGGGCGGCAGAAACTAGCGCGGAGGGCCGAAGCATTTACCTTCATGACCCTGCTGGTAAAGTCTCCGCAGCCTACGCCGCCTTGACACGGGAGGTTTTGGCATGA